In a genomic window of Candidatus Hydrogenedentota bacterium:
- a CDS encoding addiction module protein has protein sequence MSIPALDINRLTIDERLRLIEDLWESLVSRPDSIPLTDCQRKELDRRLDKMNCDGSPGTPWEEVISNIARD, from the coding sequence ATGTCCATACCAGCCCTAGATATTAACCGCCTCACGATAGACGAACGTCTACGCCTTATCGAAGACCTTTGGGAGAGCCTCGTATCGCGCCCAGACAGTATTCCCCTGACAGACTGCCAACGCAAAGAGTTGGATCGCCGTTTAGACAAGATGAATTGCGATGGTTCACCAGGGACTCCTTGGGAAGAGGTCATTTCCAACATCGCGCGAGATTAG